Genomic DNA from Sphingobium sp. WTD-1:
GGAGCCGATCCGCGCGACGCCCGATCGCATCTTCCGCATCACCGTCTGCCTGCGGCCCTTCCGCGCCGCCGGGCCGCGCATCGCGGCGGAAGAGGTGGGGCGCAAGCGGGTCGTCCATCATTATGGCCATGGCGGCAGCGGCTGGTCGCTGTCCTGGGGATCGGCCGAGGTTGCGGTCGGCATGGCGCTGGCGGAGGGGGTGACGGATATCGCCGTCATCGGCGCCGGTGCGATCGGCCTCACCACTGCGCTCACCGCCCAGCGCGCCGGGGCGAAAGTGACGATCTATGCCAGGGAGCAATTCCCCGACGTGCGATCGGCGCGGGCGACCGGCACCTGGTCGCCCGATTCACGGATCGCGATGGAGGGCGGCGTGGATGCCGGCTTTGGCGATCGCTGGGAGGCGATGGCGCGGCGATCCTTCGCTTTCTATCAGGGGCTGCTCGGCCTGCCGGGCGATCCGGTGGAATGGACCGACCGTTACATGCTGTCGGACGGTCTGGCCGTGGCGCCCGCCGTCCAGAGGGTGACGCCGGAGCGGCCCGATCGCTTCATCCGGCTGGAGGAGCGGCTGCATGACATCATGCCGCGATCGGTCGAGCTGGAGCCGGGCACCCATCCCTTCCGCACCGAGCGGGCCCGGCGCAGCAGTTCGCTGACCTTCAATGTCGCCGATCTCGCCCATCAACTGACCACGGATTTCCTGATCGGCGGCGGCCGCATCGTGCCGATGGAATTGCACGAACCCCAGGACGTGATGCGGCTGAAGCAGAAGACAGTCATCAACTGCACCGGCTATGGCGCGCGGGCTTTGTGGCGGGACGAGAGCATCGTGCCGGTGCGCGGCCAGATCGCCTGGCTGATCCCGCAGGCGGGCGCCACCTATGGCGTCTATCATGACAAGCTGGCGATGCTGGCGCGGCGCGACGGCATCGTGGTGCAGGAGGTCGGGGACGACGACTGGTTCGGTTATGGCGACGCCAACGAGACGCCCGACCGCGAAGCTGCCGAGGCGTCGGTGCGCAAGCTGGCGGGCTTCTGGAAATAGCGCGCCGCCGTCCAGCCCCGTCCCCGCCTGTCAGGCGAAGGCCAGCGACTGGTGCGCGCCGACCCCGGCCTTGACGCCCGAGGCAGAGGCAAAGGTCGCATTATGCATGGGGGAGGTGGCGTCGCCGGCGGCATAGACGCCGAGCACCGAGGTCAGGCCCCAGGCGTCGATGCTGATGAAGGGGCCGGTCGGGCCATCCTCCAGCGCGCAGCCGAGCTGGACCGCGACATCGCTGCTGAGCTGCGTTCTGGGAGCGGTGAAGACGGCGGCGATTTCTATCGTCCGGCCGTCGGCCAGTTGCACGGCGCTCAGCGCGGGCGCGTCGCCGATCAGCGCGACGACGGGCACCCGCTCGATCGCGACGCCGCGCGCTTCCAGCCGGGCGCGTTCGGCATCGTCCGGCTCATACTGGCCCTGGGTGAAATAAGTGGATGGCCCCCAGTCGGGGATCAGCGCGGCCTGATGCGCGGACATCGGGTGGTTGGCGATGATGCCGAGCGGATGGTCGCGCACTTCATAGCCATGGCAATAGGGACAGTGCAGCACGGTCTCGCCCCAGCGTTCGGCCATGCCGGGGATCGGCGGCAGCTCGTCGGTCACGCCGGTTGCCAATATCAGCCGCCGGGCCAGTCGGGTTTCGCCGCTGGCCAGGGTCA
This window encodes:
- a CDS encoding FAD-dependent oxidoreductase, whose amino-acid sequence is MDRRDFLARGLGGLGALSLAAGADAATLFDPLAGLEPIRATPDRIFRITVCLRPFRAAGPRIAAEEVGRKRVVHHYGHGGSGWSLSWGSAEVAVGMALAEGVTDIAVIGAGAIGLTTALTAQRAGAKVTIYAREQFPDVRSARATGTWSPDSRIAMEGGVDAGFGDRWEAMARRSFAFYQGLLGLPGDPVEWTDRYMLSDGLAVAPAVQRVTPERPDRFIRLEERLHDIMPRSVELEPGTHPFRTERARRSSSLTFNVADLAHQLTTDFLIGGGRIVPMELHEPQDVMRLKQKTVINCTGYGARALWRDESIVPVRGQIAWLIPQAGATYGVYHDKLAMLARRDGIVVQEVGDDDWFGYGDANETPDREAAEASVRKLAGFWK
- a CDS encoding NAD(P)/FAD-dependent oxidoreductase, with translation MHDVIVIGGSFAGQSAAMQLARARQDVLLIDAGLPRNRFADAAHGFLGQDGRTPRAIIRDAERQLLAYPTARMLAGEVRHATKTSDGFALTLASGETRLARRLILATGVTDELPPIPGMAERWGETVLHCPYCHGYEVRDHPLGIIANHPMSAHQAALIPDWGPSTYFTQGQYEPDDAERARLEARGVAIERVPVVALIGDAPALSAVQLADGRTIEIAAVFTAPRTQLSSDVAVQLGCALEDGPTGPFISIDAWGLTSVLGVYAAGDATSPMHNATFASASGVKAGVGAHQSLAFA